The window GGAACTAACTTTAAGGGTGAACCTGAAGCACACCGGGTCTGTGAAGGGAATCCAAAAGTTCCTTCTCTGGGAAGAGCCGCCTCTGGGTGGGTAAACTGGAGAATAAGGTCAGGAAACTACCGGAGAATAATGACCAGGAGCCCGTATTAGAGTGTCCTAGTGAGCAATCCAGTTACTTCAATGGCAGTTATTTCCttgtgcaatttttttttataacatttcagGATAAGCTGGTATTGGTGGCACCTAGACCTTAGTCACTTGAGACGTCAAGATAAGGTTCTCAAAGACTCTAAAGGCCAGGCCTTTGGAGGTGGAACTAAAGGCCACAGAACTTTGTATTTCCACATTCCAGCTTTTGTTATTCTATTTCTAAACACTGCAGTTAACTTGGTTAACCCGCCTTTACCTTAAAGAGAAGGAAAGTGCTCACTGTAGGACATGCTTCCTGGCAATTTTATCCTCCTGGGAACTGCTTGAGAGAGGAGGTAGGAGTCAACCTACTGGAAAATTACAGGAGGGAGATTGGAGGGTGTTGGTCTTCCTGCAGCATTACCTCTATGCAATCCTCCACAGCAGTTTAAGATCCCGTAGGCTTGTATTCATTTTGGCtactttatgttttatatttccaGAACCTAGCCTGGTGTATAGTAAGTACACAAAAAACTGTCTTGTTGAATGAGTCATTTGATTGTGGTACatgagatttttaatttttaaataattccttattgttgaaaatattacatatgcctccttttttcccccattgactacCTCCagcctgaccccccaccccaggccctcactgccccataTATGCATGGcctcatctgtgtccatgggccacacacacacacacacacacacacacacacacacacagtccttggttgattacctccaccaccacccccacctctcccctaccttccctctgagataccgcatctgttccatgcttccatgtctctggatccactcagttcatcagtttattttgttacttagatctCACATATGAgcgagattatgtgatacttgtctttctctgactaacttatttcacttagcataatactctccagttccctccatgctgtctcaaagggtaagagattctttttttaaaaaaaaagagattcttcttttttactgctgatagtattccatggtatatgtGGTACATAagattttatttccaaaagttttttctttaaatagtgcATTTTAGTATAGTGTTTCAGTTTGTGATGTACTTGCTAGGGACTGACTTTTTGTCTTGTTATATCATTAGTACCCATATAGATCTTAGTTCcaacttttaattatttattaaaggaCCATGTTCATTTCTAACTTACTGGTTTGCATTATGTCCCTCTGTTCCCTTCAGGCTAGAGGAAAATGTTTCCAGAATTTAATAAAGTACTTGACCCTGTCTGgtgtttaaaatatactttatttaattAGTCACTCCCCACAACATTCCTGCGAGGTATGAACTTCCTTTGATAATAGGTAAAGCTGAAAATAAAGTCCTGGACTatctaaaaaagaaatgaggtagTTTTTCAATTCTAGTAAAATTCATCTTCCACAATTAAAGACAGATTTACTAAGTAAATTCAGGATTTGCCAAATACAAAGCTACTTTTCTAttatccctattttttttttttttcaatttgggcCTTTGATTATGTCCCTGGTAAAGACCTTTCTCCATCCAGAGGTGGATTGGCCAAGCAGAGAGGAGACATCAGTGGGTTCCTGGTAGACTGTGGGCTTCAGGAAGAAGTGGGGACTCTAAAATCCAGCCGAAACTCTAACTTGAAGACTTTCTGAGCAGGGGGGACAGGTTAGACTTAAAACATCTGAGGTCTTTGGGCTCAGACTCCTCCTTTAGCCATTAGCATTTAAAGCCTTGGCTGTCCGGTAACTTTTTATGTGCAAATGCAACCAGAATGTGTCTTCTGGGCACAGACTCTATCTAATCTTGAGGAGCAATTCATCTTTCAGCTCTTTGCTCTGTTTTGCATTGCCCCAATGGTATTTAATTGACTGCTTAGAAAGAACAAGCTTTTTTGTGCATTTTCCTGCTATCCTATTTCTGGTTATTTTATGTTAAACTATGGCAACTCTCCCCATTTACTCCTGGCATTCTTTTTGCCCCCATGGCTTCCTGCAAGGTCTGAAATGATGTATATTGCTTCTGTAATCCTCCCCACTCCACCAGGAGATTGATGTTGTCTTGGTTTTAGAATTGGAAAATCAAGACCCTGAGGTGTGGGTGTCCTGGCTAGGAAGGAAGCCATTCCTGGGGCTTGGAGGTCCCTGAGTAACCGCAGACGTTGTTTCCTCACATTTATGAAAGAGGAAGCTGTGATGTGTGAGAGCAAATGACTTGTTCAAGGGCTCCAAGATGTCAAGAGTGGCTGTGGTCCAATGGAGACTTTCTGACACCCACAGTTCAGGGCTCTTTTTGGCCCACTTCTTGGCTATTATAAGCTCTGTTGCTTCAGGTTATTTCCCGTGGTTATAAAAAGACATTGATGAGGGTAAAACAGGGTACTGCATTTAACAATAGTAAATacatgaaagaaaggaagaaagaaagagagagaaagagagagagagagagagagagaggagagagagaggagagagagagagagagagagagagagagagagagagagagagagaagagagagagagaggagagagagagagagagagagagagagagagagagagagagaaagcgccAAGGTAGGGAAGCAGCTTGAATAGTGAAAAAGGAACCTCAAGTGCACTTAAAATCAATTTAATACAAgctgctctttctctataaactCACCAGACTTTCATAGACTCTGAGAAAGTTTCCTTTGGCATCCCTGATTCCTAACTTGGGCCCAGAGATGATGTCATGATGAAATGAGTGTGGGGGAAAGTGTTTTGGGCATCATATGGATCCAACAATAAGGCAAGGGTCTATCCACATCCATTAAAATGTAGCTCTTTTCTTCTGCTCCCCTTTATATAGCCAGTTGTTGAAATGAAACTCTAAGTGTAGTTACTTTAGTGAAATTGTTACCAGAGAGCTGCCTGTGTCAAAGGTGGCTCTCTCCTCCTCAGCTCTTGTCAGCttgagagaaagaattcagacgAGTAACAGATAACAGTGTTGAAGCAAATCaaccctggccagcatggctcagtggttgagcaacgacctatgaaccaggaggtcacagtttgattgtcggtcagggcacatgcccaggttgcaggcctgatccccaggagggggtgtgcaggaggcagccagccagtgattctctctcatcattgatgtttctatctctctctccctctcccttcttctttgaaatcaatatgttaattaaaaaaaaaaaaagaaagaaagcaaagcaagcaaatttatcAAGAATACACTtcgagcccagccagtgtagctcagtggtagaacatcgacctatgaactagggcacatgcccacgttacaggctcaatccctagtaggaggcatgcagggggcagccgatcaatgattctatctcatcactgatgcttccatctctctccatctcccttcctctctgatatcagtaaaaaaaaatattaaaaaagaaaaatagtcctagccagtttggctcagtggataaaaggatctgaaggatcctgggttcgattccagtaaagggcatgtgcccagattacaggctcaatccacagtggggagcatgcaggaggcagacaatcaatgattttatctcaattgatgtttctatctcttccttcctctctgaaatcaataaaaatatattttaaaaaatataatacactTGGCATAAAGCACAAGCTGGCAACGCACCTAGTCTAAGCATACCACCTGGTGGAGGTTCAAGTGTTTTATACTCTCCCcttcccaaccccacccccagaggTTTCAAGATTCCTCTGCCAGAGAGATTAGATTTCAAGGTCCCCCTTTTACATTGTTGAGGCTTTTCCCTGAGTTTATGAGAACATCTGGCCATTTTATCTGGGCAAGTCCCAAGACTGCTGTCTTCTTTGTTCAGTGAGTGAGATAAactccccttttttctccctttccccttctcctgcCCTGCAGATGTTTATCCTGCCACATTTTTCCCTCAAATGATACCATCCCAATGTTTTGGGGGTTTTGGTTATTTGTCCCCCAGACTACATTTGTCCTTGGGCTTAGCTGGCAAAAATGGTATTAATTATGTCTTTGTTCTCTGTTTTCCCAGGCCAGAGTGATTTAAGgtatgtattctctggttagggaggagaggtataaagcatttgctctcaagtgtccttggagAAGATAAGGTCTTACAattcacaagctggctgcaaacTGCCCAAagtgtttggccttgtttaattttttgtctcagttttcccattctACTTGTCCAGGAATTTCCCTAGCTTCTTACCATGCtgccacaaaataaaaattaatatatatccTGGAGTAAGAATGTATAAGaattctctttattatatattatatagagTATATGATATAGAAATAAGCAAGTATTCTAGTAGAGGAACTTTGGGACATAAATGTATTGAGTGACCAAGCCACAAGTCTATATTGATTCCCAATTTCTTCAGAACTTTAGGCTACCTGGTCACTTCCTCCaacttagtatttatttatttattatttatttttatttatttatttttaaattctttattagttaaggtattacaaatgtgtcctcatcccctctattaaacccccatcctcccccctccccactcatgctctcatccccctgttgtccatgtccattggtttggcttatatgcatgcatacatgtcctttggttgatctcttccccttaccccctccctcccctactttccctctgggggttgatagtctgatcgctgtttctctgtctttggatatgtccctgtccctgttcatcagtctatgttgttctctataatccacaaatgagtgagatcatgtggtatttatctttctctgactggcttatttcacttagcataatgctctccagctccatccatgctgttgcaaaaggcaagagttccttctttttttgatTTAATGTTCAAGTTGGGATAGACAATcatgctgtttttgtttgttttttggtcacTCATTACCATACCCttctattattttgaaaaaatgtaagAGCATGGAGCCCAGAACTTAGAAGAATGATTAGTGGTATATTGCAGAAGGGTTTGGGGAAAGCCAGGAGGGTCAGAAAAACCAGTTTCCCACATTTCCTACATGACCACCATGAGAATAAGCATCAGATAGCATACGTTAATGGAGGAAAAATGATTGATACTAATTCTTTTATAAATGTCTAACATTGTCAAAGATATGATTTTGAATAATTGTGAATGTTTCTAGAATTCAAAATCAAAGGACCCTCATGGCATTTCAGATGAGGTACAGTTAACTCCACTGTAGCGAAGTACTGGAACATTGTATTTCAAACGTTCTTCACCCTGTAACTAAATTCAGAGACCTGTAAATTCAGAGAAGAGCAGGCAAATTATTagagactagtggcctggtgcacaaattcatgcacactgaaaggaaattaattagaagaaatattttaatatcactatttgccctttctctataatggaagtgtcaacTAAATTCACAATTGAccatgacagatcaaaacacatgcatggGATTGGCGctagcgagagctttatatgtattgtgtatGCAcgaatcaacttagccttttatagatataggaTAGACTTGCTTAATtggacctgctttctgatttagctagactttttccagcccagtgaagcaccccaactttctttcaggtaattgtcagcaacacagcagtaaatatcaacatgaagcagattattattgtagatcatgcagggagaacaaagggtaaaatatttaactgcagcagtgtttgactatattctgcgcagtgagaaaacctggagtcattttcaaggtccaccatttcttacttcttttcagttgggtcaatttTCTAAGCttcctaaatctccattttccagctaatgaaaagaaaatgggattccaccaagtctcctatctacctactccaggacttctgagaGGATCAAATTAGATGAAGCACGTGAacatgcttcacagacatttggttaaagtgtaaatgtttccacctggctataaagcaagtcgtgttcctgggctgaagaaactgctaGGAGgttagtcactagggagagggagccaggtgttgctacgtgatgtcattacccggaaggttggatacttagcatattagcctttcatatatatatatacactagaggcccggtgcatgaaattcatgcactggggcagggggtacctcagcccagtctgcaccctctccattccaggattcctctcataatctgggactgctggctcctaactgctcacctataTGCCTTCCtcgtcacccctaactgctcttccctgccagcctggttgcccctaactgcctctgccttgacccccgccactgtggctttttccggaaggatgtccagaagatgtctggtctaattagcatattacccttttattagtatagatagatgttTTTATGCATGAAATGTGTGAAGGGATGAAACTGTAAGTGGTGGACAAGGAGGTCTCTGGCCGGAGGTAACCCAGATAACTGTACACCCAGTGCTTGTCTTGCTTGTAAGAATGAATTCAAATAAGAGACTAGAAATGGCAGCAAAAGCaggcaaatatttatttgtagGAAAGTAAAACAGTCAGATAGGACCTGAGCAGGCAGCTAAGCTGGCTGAGACTGAACCCAGTGCCCTGATATTTGGGAGTGTAGAGGATTTATACCTCTAGGCTGGAACACCCCTAGGTAAGGAGCCAGTCACTCCCTCCCTCATGTCTCAAAAAAATGCATATAATGCTTCTTCATCTAGGTGCTAGGCCACCAGTTAGACCACATCCTGGAGAGTTCTGAATCTTTCCTGTTCACATAAGGGCCTACCACCTACATGGTCTATTTTCAGTTTGTCACATCTCACTCCATTTCCTCTGAGTCCCAGCTACCTCTCGCAGCCTCTTCCAGCTCAGATCTTTCTATCCACTTCTTAACAAAATTGTGCCAAGAATGAGGcaatagcaaaaagaaagaaagagctgcTGAAAATTGTGGCTATGTTAGGAGAAAAGAGCTATAAAAATCATTTGACCAATGTAGACAATATAATTAGGTATTGACACCTTTATTTAATCATCCCTAGTAAATTTCATTTGACATGGGCAGTGACTACCTCAagggatattaaaaataaaataaaaattagagaaattctagtaatcatttcttttttaaaaactaaaaaacttttcaattacCATTGACATTCCATactatgttagtttcaggtgtacagcacagtagtttgacatttatataacttatgaggtAATACCCCTGAAAAGTCCAGTCCCCAAGCGGCACCgtatatagttattataatattattgactatattccctacatctccatgactattttgtaactgccaatttgttaAACCCCTCACCTTTTTCAGCCAATttccccaaccccttccccacccccaatctggcaaccatcattttttttctatatatctatgaagttatctgttttgtttgtttctttattttggatttgtttttttaagattccacatataatggaaatcacatggtacttgtctttctctgtctgccttatttcacttagcaggataccctctaggtccctccatgttgttgaaaatggtaagatttctctcttttttatggccgagtaataatccattgtatatatgtaccacttcttttttAACCAGTTGTCTACTAATGGACACTTAAGCTGcatgtatcttttcaaattagtattttaatagtcGTCATTTCTGAAAAGATTGTCCTTATATGACTGCAGTATTGAAGAAATAATTTGTTCAAAAGAATTATACATTGATACATAAAAGATAGCAATGTAAATAAAGTGTTTGGGTTGATTGAATTACACTTTGGGTCATATAGACAAGACTATGTACCTGAATCAGGATGTGGATTATATTTCCTAAAACAACTGAAGACTGACCCACCTAGTTTGGGAGGACTCCCCTGGGTCCTTTCTTATCATCATTTCCTCTGCTCCTGATGTTACTGAACTCAAGGGGTTTAaggtttagggcagtgatggcgaacctatgacacgcatgtcagaggtgacatgcgaactcatttttttggttgatttttctttgttaaatggcatttaaatatataaaataatatcaaaaatataagtctttgttttactatggttgcaaatatcaaaaaatttctatatgtgacacggcaccagagttaagttagggtttttcaaaatgctgacacgctgagttcAAAAGGTTCACTGTCACTGGTTTAGGGTGTTCTATTAAAAAACAAGAGGTGGCTATCACAAGatagttttatttacttatagCAAGTTAAGGAGATGGGATTCATATccaaagctctgcctcctcaAAGGAAGACTTAGCCATTGCTTATACACACTATTTGGTCAATtacatgttgatttcttctttgcagtttggctactttttttaaaatttgtctttttatttctttagaatatatttttataagtaaagcTATTAGACCAGCTTTATgcacattcttcttttttttttttttttacattttcgaGTAGCcacttttttaaacattttttttcctttattgattaaggtattacatatgtgtccttatccccccatacAGTTGGCTACTTTTATCTGTTGAGTTCCTGTCAGGTGCAAAATACTGTGCTATGTTTTAACATGTAGCAAGGAAGAACATTTAGAGATgcccagaccttgagacccttGTTTTATCTAACACTGATGCTTACAAAACATAGTTGGCAACCATCTTTTTTCAATGGGGTGGGgtaaaacaacaaataataactTCAGCCTTATTTTCTAAAGTAATGATTGTGAAGACAATGCCCAATGAAGACTGAGTAACATTATGGAAAAGTTGTGCTATGATATGAATTGCAAAATGTGTGATGCAAACTTGCATGTCCCCTGACTtcttggtaaaataaaaatatgtatgtgtctGGGCAGGAGGTAAATGAGAGTGCAGGCCATAAAAACACTGTGTTTATAAACTCTCTGTAATATTATGTTGTCTTTATAATTAAGAAATTTTGGGGAAAATAGGTAGTTGAGTGCACCTATACTCACAGATAGAAATGTAGGCTGTAAATTGTTAGTACTTGGAATCTCACACTAATGTGCTCAGGGAAACAGGGAAATGAAAACTTGAGCActtgatcaataaatatttgattgtCTAGTATGTGAAGTCAACTGTGGGAGCAAGACACAGAGGAGGAATAGTGAGCTCAGAGCTAATGCGCCCTTTCTTTAGGTATGGATAGTGTGCAGTCTAACTACCAAGTAAAACAGAACTAGTCGATGCTATTCTATATGTATGATCTCATTGGCACGGGCTcacagaggaagaagggaggagcgAGAAGATTTCCGAGAGGTGCTGATTGTGTCATTTTCTCGACTTGTGGTGTGAAGAGAGTCTCTTGTTTCCTCTTCTCTGGTTGTCCCATTTATTGCTGGGCATGGCTATGAGCTCTTTCTATATGCGATCTCATTTTTATTCTCACAACTGACCTATGAAGGGGATAAAATTAcatagtctcattttttttttcagctaagGAAACTCCTTTGAAAGGGTTTATAAATCTGAACCTAAGGACCTTCTCTTCTTCAATTTTGGATGGTCCCAAACTGAGATAGCTCCTGTCTCCTACCTCTGCAGGCATCAGGCTGCTTCTCCTGTATCCCATCTGTGCTTGGGTGAAATAAACTTAACATCCAGCTTTAGCCTCTACATAAGTTTTGGATGATGACgagctctttatttttttggctttaaaaaaaaagctgttatTCAGAGTACCCCAGTCACTTTGTGGAGTAAATTAGGTGGTGAGGTAAGCTTGCTAATGTGTGTTGTAAAAGACCTTATCTAACAGCAGAGAAAATTAAGTCCTGGAAAGGATTTGCCTCAATAGTCAGTCATATGCCTTGCTTTATAGTGTGCCCAGCCAATATGGAGATGGGGGGTGCGTGTGGAAAAAGAcagagttaaatattttatttttaagcactaaatatttattgacagaATATCTCTCCAGGCGGTGTTCACATGCTTAGAACTGACGCTTTTAACTTGGCAGTGCCGTTTAAGCAAACAAGCTCAGTCGGTTGAGCGCAATGATTAACAGGAAGCTGGGGAGCTGACACAGTTGACAACCTTTGGCCACGAGAAGAGGCCGGGTTTGAGTCTTGTGGCAATGACTAGCAGGGTGGCCCCTCGCCCTTTAGTGATTTTACTATGGGGACAGGTGGGCACACTGGAATCACAACCTTCCTGAGGTAACTTCTTTTTGTGTAGGAACAGGTTGCTGATTAGTGGGAGACTGAGCAAAGCAAATCCAAAGGAATTACTTCAGAAATGCATCAAAGAAAGGTGGAAACGCAACGCAGCtgtaaatggaagaaagaaaaagtacgAGAACGGTCCACTGGAAGGACATGAAACAGCCCATCAGAACTGCATGTACTGAAAGGATGAAAATGGATTCTGGAGAAAATGTAAGTTAAATATTTATCTCCACTCTCGTCAGATCTCAAGAGACATTTTACTCATTTCCTGGTTTTGAATAATGGGCTCTTGGAAGCACTGTCTTTTTAGTGTGTCTCTCGTCACGGCCCTGATTTTCATATTTGTTTACAATAACAAGCTATGGGAGAAGAAACGTCTTCTGAGGGCGTCTCTTACCAATGCTTCGCTCTTAGCAGAAACCTGTCATCAGATTCTTAAGGGGAAGGTTTTTTACTTAACAGAGAATGCGTTGAAAACTACCCTCAGTGGATCTGCCTGTTATGAATACATGGTTCAGAGTCACTATATAACAGAAACGCTCTCTGAAGAAGAGGCTGGGTTCCCTTTGGCTTACTCAATGACCATCCACAAAGAATTTGGAACTTTCGAGAGACTCTTCAGAGCTATTTACATGCCCCAAAATGTCTACTGCGTCCATGTGGACGAAAAGGCAGCTGCTGAATTTAAAGATGCGGTAGAGCGATTGCTGAGCTGCTTCCCGAATGCCTTTCTGGCTTCCAAGAGGGAGCCAGTTGTCTATGGTGGGATCTCCAGGCTCCAGGCGGACCTGAACTGCCTGAGAGACCTGGTGGCCTCCGAGGTCCCGTGGAAGTACGCCATCAACACCTGTGGGCAAGACTTCCCCCTGAAAACCAACAAGGAAATTGTTCAGTATCTGAAAGGCTTCAAAGGGAAAAACATTACCCCGGGGGTGCTGCCTCCCGATCATGCTATTGGACGGACTAAATACGTCCACCAAGAAATATTAGACACAAAAAATTCCTATGTgcataaaacagaaaaattgaaAACTTCCCCTCCTCACAACATAACCATTTACTTTGGCACTGCCTATGTGGCCCTCACAAGGGAATTCGCTAACTTCGTCCTCCAAGACCAGCATGCACTTGACCTACTGTCCTGGTCCAAGGACACCTACAGTCCTGATGAACATTTCTGGGTGACCCTCAATAGGATTCCTGGTAAGTAAGTCTCTTAACTTTTGCTTTCATGAATTCACATTGCATGGTCAATATTGAATAAAGTgcttaaaatatagtaaaaaaaataatgtttcaaaGGTCTTTCCAGTTTCAAATGTGAACTTAAAATGTCTTATCGACAttctacaaatgaggaaacaagaCATAGTGGTTAGCAGGGCAGTGGCGGAGCTCTACCATCTGGCTTGATTTTGCTGATATCCCAGCCTCCTTTCTGGGCCCAGAGACCCACTTCGAACATGTGCTGCAGCCTTGACACAGGGCAGGGGACTGAGGGAGCACTGGCTATGCAGATGCGATTAAACCTAGTTCTCTTTTAAGTGTGATGCGCTTATAATCAGGAATAggtattataaattaattttgaatgaCAATTTGAACATTTTGATCATATTTTTGGCCTTGTTGACGCTCCTATGGCTAAATTCACAGCCTTTCAAAATAGAGCAGGGTACaactttaaatttttcatttgcaAGTTCTGTCCTGAAACTGTGCCAGAATTTAGAGCACCTTAAAGATTTCTAGACCAGTGccttcattttatagacaaagaaacTCGTGTGGTTACGTGATGTGCTCATTACCCGGCTAGTAAGTGACCTTGCCAATTATACACCAGGTCTCCTAAGCCTGATGTTCTTTTTAACTTGATTTTCAATTAGGTCCCAGCTGTTACTAAATTAACTCCTCTTTCCCTGTGACCCAAGTTCCAAATAATGTCAATGATCTCAAGTTGTTTACAGTGAACCGATTCAATTCTTCTAGTtccattcaaaataaaaaattcagagtCAAGGGTCAAGGGAAAAGTCACTTGAATCAATATGAGGATCAGGCTCATGGTTTCTTGAGCCGAGTGGTTCCACCCTGGATGCATGCTATAATCACTTGGAGCTTTTAAAGCTATGCAAGGCCAGGCCCATTTCCCAGAGGGCCTGACTTCCTGAGTGGATTAGCTTCTTTATGTGTTCAGTCTCCAGGATATTCTCAGGAATAGCCAGGCTATTAACTGTTCATTATAGCCATTAGTTTTAGATATTAGTATGCAAAGCTTCATAGACTTacaaagctttttatttccccCCAACCACTGGAAAACAATTAatgtccttcctttcctcctttctttctttccttctttcctttctttctttccttctttcctttctttctttctttctttctttctttctttctttctttctttctttctttctttctttctttctttctttctctgtctatctttccttcctccttaatctatatatatatatataaaatagagaaatattctAATTAGCTGGGATGCCATAACGGGGTTGACatgacaggaggaggttgcgcgCACAgtgttgggggcggggcggcaggGGCCTCCTCACacctgcgctgggggagggcctgatcagcagcggccatggctgcttcaagggccagagagggaggcagggccataCCGGGGACTCGAGGGTGGGCAGCGCCGCGCAATTTTGAatcatgcactgggctcctagttgagacataattgacataacattatataagtttcaggtgtacaacataatgattcaatatttgtacaaatgatcaccacaataagcctagttaacatccatcaccacaaaggatagaattttttttcttgtggtaagaacttattaatttcagaaaggaagggagagggagagatagaaacatcaatgatgagagagaatcattgatcaactgcatCCTCtataccccctattggggatcaagcctgcaacccaggcatgtactctgacctggaattgaaccatgacctcctggtgcatagatgacactcaaccactgagccatgccagttgggcctTGAGATAAGAACTTTCAAGAATTATTATTGTAGCAggttttaaatattcaatatagTATTATTCTCTAAAGTCACCGTGCTGTACcttacatccccaggacttatttatttCCAGTTTGAAAATAAGTGCTGGGGATGTAAGGTACAGTATGGTGACTCTAagtaataatac is drawn from Myotis daubentonii chromosome 3, mMyoDau2.1, whole genome shotgun sequence and contains these coding sequences:
- the GCNT2 gene encoding N-acetyllactosaminide beta-1,6-N-acetylglucosaminyl-transferase isoform X1; this encodes MGSWKHCLFSVSLVTALIFIFVYNNKLWEKKRLLRASLTNASLLAETCHQILKGKVFYLTENALKTTLSGSACYEYMVQSHYITETLSEEEAGFPLAYSMTIHKEFGTFERLFRAIYMPQNVYCVHVDEKAAAEFKDAVERLLSCFPNAFLASKREPVVYGGISRLQADLNCLRDLVASEVPWKYAINTCGQDFPLKTNKEIVQYLKGFKGKNITPGVLPPDHAIGRTKYVHQEILDTKNSYVHKTEKLKTSPPHNITIYFGTAYVALTREFANFVLQDQHALDLLSWSKDTYSPDEHFWVTLNRIPGVPGSMPNASWTGNLRAVKWIDMEDKHGGCHGHYVRGICIYGNGDLKWLINSPSLFANKFELTTYPLTVECLELRLRERTLNQSETAIQPSWYF
- the GCNT2 gene encoding N-acetyllactosaminide beta-1,6-N-acetylglucosaminyl-transferase isoform X7; translation: MGSWKHCLFSVSLVTALIFIFVYNNKLWEKKRLLRASLTNASLLAETCHQILKGKVFYLTENALKTTLSGSACYEYMVQSHYITETLSEEEAGFPLAYSMTIHKEFGTFERLFRAIYMPQNVYCVHVDEKAAAEFKDAVERLLSCFPNAFLASKREPVVYGGISRLQADLNCLRDLVASEVPWKYAINTCGQDFPLKTNKEIVQYLKGFKGKNITPGVLPPDHAIGRTKYVHQEILDTKNSYVHKTEKLKTSPPHNITIYFGTAYVALTREFANFVLQDQHALDLLSWSKDTYSPDEHFWVTLNRIPGKRRCAFFIDVIRTHPLRFPVAPRFLLPSPQARRSVILTSLF